A window of the Brassica napus cultivar Da-Ae chromosome C5, Da-Ae, whole genome shotgun sequence genome harbors these coding sequences:
- the LOC106367453 gene encoding dihomomethionine N-hydroxylase (The RefSeq protein has 4 substitutions compared to this genomic sequence) — MTMMMILTTSLPYPFQILLVFILSMASISLLGRILSRPTKTKDRSRQLPPGPPGWPILGNLPELMMTRPRHKYVDIAMKGQKPDIACFNFAGTHAIIINSDEIAREALKERDADFADRPNLFNMRTIGGNHKSMGNSPYGEQFMKMKRVITTEIMSVKTLNMLVAARTVEADNLLAYLLSMYKRSETADVREFSRVYGYAVTMRLLFGRRHITKENVFSDEGRLGQAEKDHLDAIFETLNCLPSFSPADYLEKWFRGWNIDGQEERVVMYCNKVRSYNNPIIDERVELWREKGGKAAVEDWIDTFITLKDENGKYYITPDEVKAQCVEFCIAAIDNPANNMEWTLAEMLKNPEILKKALKELDEVVGRDRLVQESDIPNLNYLKACCRETFRIHPSAHYVPTHVARQDTTLGGYFIPKGSHIHVGRPGIGRSSKIWTDPLVYKPERHLEGDGISKELSLVETELRFVSFGTGRRGCVGVKVGTIMMVIMLARFLQAFNWKLHPGYGPLSLEEDDALLMAKPLLLSVEPRLAPNLYPKFCP; from the exons ATGACAATGATGATGAGCCTTACCACATCGTTACCATACCCTTTTCAAATCCTACTAGTCTTTATCTTATCCATGGCATCAATCACTTTGCTTGGCCGAATACTATCAAGACCCACCAAAACCAAAGACCGGTCTCGTCAGCTTCCTCCCGGACCACCAGGATGGCCCATCCTAGGCAATTTACCCGAACTAATGATGACTCGTCCTAGGCACAAATATGTCGACATTGCCATGAAAGGGCAAAAACCGGATATCGCATGTTTCAACTTCGCCGGAACACACGCCATCATCATAAACTCCGACGAGATCGCTCGAGAAGCGCTTAAAGAGAGAGACGCCGACTTCGCAGACCGGCCTAATCTTTTCAACATGAGAACCATCGGAGGCAATCACAAATCAATGGGGAACTCACCCTACGGTGAACAGTTCATGAAGATGAAAAGAGTGATCACAACGGAGATTATGTCCGTTAAAACATTAAACATGTTAGTAGCTGCGAGAACTATTGAAGCGGACAACCTCCTTGCTTACCTTCTCTCCATGTACAAACGGTCTGAGACTGCTGACGTTAGAGAGTTCTCGAGGGTTTATGGTTACGCTGTGACCATGAGATTGTTGTTTGGAAGGAGACATGTCACGAAAGAAAATGTTTTCTCCGACGAGGGAAGGTTAGGACAAGCGGAGAAAGATCATCTTGATGCGATTTTCGAAACCTTAAACTGTTTGCCGAGTTTCTCTCCGGCGGATTACTTGGAAAAATGGTTTAGAGGTTGGAACATTGATGGTCAAGAGGAGAGGGTGGTAATGTACTGTAATAAAGTTCGCAGTTACAACAATCCGATCATTGACGAGAGGGTGGAGTTATGGAGGGAAAAAGGTGGTAAAGCAGCTGTTGAAGATTGGATTGATACTTTCATTACGCTAAAAGATGAAAATGGAAAGTATTATATCACCCCGGATGAGGTCAAAGCTCAATGCGTT GAATTTTGTATAGCAGCGATCGATAATCCGGCAAATAACATGGAATGGACACTTGCGGAAATGTTAAAGAACCCGGAGATTCTCAAAAAAGCTTTGAAGGAGTTAGACGAAGTGGTGGGAAGAGACAGGCTTGTTCAGGAATCTGACATACCAAATCTAAACTACTTGAAAGCTTGTTGCAGAGAAACATTCAGGATTCACCCTAGTGCTCATTATGTCCCTACACATGTGGCTCGTCAAGATACCACCCTCGGGGGTTATTTCATTCCCAAAG GTAGCCACATTCATGTAGGCCGTCCTGGAATAGGCCGGAGCTCCAAAATATGGACAGATCCATTGGTATACAAACCAGAGCGTCACCTAGAAGGAGATGGAATCTCGAAGGAGCTTTCTCTGGTCGAAACTGAATTGCGTTTCGTGTCGTTTGGTACCGGTCGGCGTGGCTGCGTCGGTGTTAAAGTCGGGACGATCATGATGGTTATAATGTTGGCTAGGTTTCTTCAAGCGTTTAATTGGAAACTCCATCCTGGTTATGGACCGTTAAGTCTAGAGGAGGATGATGCATTGCTCATGGCTAAGCCTCTTCTCTTGTCCGTCGAGCCACGCTTGGCACCCAACCTTTATCCAAAATTCTGCCCTtga
- the LOC106367456 gene encoding mediator of RNA polymerase II transcription subunit 22b, which yields MMMKNKAGGAGGGMSGSGEGAGPTAAAAAAALQKQKALLQRVETDITSVVDNFTQIVNVARVSDLPVKNSQEAYMMEMRASKMVQAADSILKLVSELKQTAIFSGFASLNDHVEQRIAEFDQEAEKTNRLLARIGDDASASLKELEAHYYSSAQRLTPDV from the exons atgatgatgaagaacaaAGCCGGTGGTGCGGGTGGCGGTATGTCCGGATCCGGTGAAGGAGCCGGACCAACGGCCGCAGCAGCCGCGGCAGCATTACAGAAGCAAAAGGCGTTATTACAGAGAGTAGAGACTGACATCACATCTGTCGTCGATAACTTCACCCAAATCGTCAATGTCGCGAGG GTGAGCGATCTTCCGGTGAAGAACTCGCAAGAAGCATACATGATGGAGATGCGAGCTTCTAAAATG GTTCAAGCAGCTGATTCTATTTTGAAGCTCGTATCGGAGCTGAAGCAAACAGCGATCTTCTCTGGATTTGCATCACTTAACGACCATGTCGAGCAAAGGATCGCAGAGTTTGATCAAGAGGCTGAGAAGACAAATCGATTGTTGGCTAGAATAGGGGATGATGCATCAGCGAGTCTTAAAGAGCTTGAGGCGCACTATTACTCTTCTGCTCAGAGGTTGACTCCAGACGTTTAA